Genomic DNA from Pseudomonadota bacterium:
ACGCCAGCTCGAGGGCGGCGCGCCGACCCGCCTCTCAGCGAATCCGTGAGCCTGCACAACCTCGCCGGCCAGCGCAGGCACGGGCAATACCGGTGGGGTCGCCCGCGGCAGGAACAGGGCGAGACCGAGGCCCACCAGCACCGCGGCCGCCAGCGCCATCACCGGTGCCTGCCAGCGGGTCGTCGTCGTGCGCCGAGCCCCGCGTCCGTAGCGCGCCTGCCATTGGGCGCGGGCCTCGCTGCGGATCCGCGCCCGCGCGGCGGGATCCAGCGCCGCCCGCCCGCCGGCGGCACGGATGATCTGACCGATCTGATCCTCATCGGCCGGTGGGCCCGGCGGATGGCGGTTCGGGGTGTTGGTATCCGTCATGGCAAGCTCTCCGAAGACGAGCCTCGCGCCTTGGCAGCGGCTGTCGCCTCGCCGACGCCCAGCAAACGCTGCGCGAGGGACAGGCCATCGCCGTCCACCACGCCTAGCAGTTCCGTCAACGTCTCGCGGAAGGAGTCCCGGCCGCGCGCCAGGAGCGATTGCACGGAGGTGGCCGACAGGCGCAGCTCGTCGGCGATCTCGCGCACGGACAGGCCCCGCATGTACTTGAGCGCCAGGGCATCGCCCTGATGGCCCGGCAGGGCGTCCAACACCTGCTGGATCAGGGCGACGAGTTGCAGCCGTTCGACGCGCTGCTCAGGTTGATCCTGCTCCGCCGCGCTCAGGGTGTCGAGCACCGCGGTCACCGTCGTCTCATCGAAGGTCACGACCCGTTGGGCAGCGCCCTCGCGACGCCAACGCGCCGCGATCTGACGCCGGCAGATGGCGCACAGCCAGGTGTAGAGCGACGCCTCTCCACGGTAGGCCTCCAGCTGCTCGATGGCCGCGGTGAGGGTGGATTGCACCATGTCTTGGGCCACCTCAGCCTCCTCCGGCAGATGCGACAGGGCGAAGCGGTACAGGCGGTCTGCGTGACGCTCGAAGAAGCTGTCGAAGGCCGCCTCGTCGCCGCGGATCATCCTGCGGCACAGGTCGCGATCGCTGCGATGATGGCGCGGTGAGGTTCCCATGGCGAAGGTCTTGCTACTGACTCTGAGCCCTTGGTTGCACGAGCGAGGGAAAATCAATCGCCCCGTGCAATACCAGTGTAGCCAAGCCGTCCTCGGAGGGCCCCGTCAGGGCGGGGCGAGCGTTCCCTCGCGCACCAGGAAGGAGAAGTCACCCAGGGCGTAGGTGACCGTACCGGGCCAGGCGGGCTGCGCCTCCACGGCCCCGGCGCGCACGGCATCGAAGCCACGCAAGG
This window encodes:
- a CDS encoding sigma-70 family RNA polymerase sigma factor, whose translation is MGTSPRHHRSDRDLCRRMIRGDEAAFDSFFERHADRLYRFALSHLPEEAEVAQDMVQSTLTAAIEQLEAYRGEASLYTWLCAICRRQIAARWRREGAAQRVVTFDETTVTAVLDTLSAAEQDQPEQRVERLQLVALIQQVLDALPGHQGDALALKYMRGLSVREIADELRLSATSVQSLLARGRDSFRETLTELLGVVDGDGLSLAQRLLGVGEATAAAKARGSSSESLP